The Azospirillum brasilense genome window below encodes:
- a CDS encoding MucR family transcriptional regulator: MSNGNPSNALLSLTTEIVAAHVSNNTVALGDLPTLIEQVYKSLANVGTEPVATEERPQPAVPIKKSVTPDYIVCLEDGKKLKMLKRHLKTAYDMSPEEYRDRWGLPADYPMVAPNYARQRSSLAKQIGLGTRARRGAA; this comes from the coding sequence ATGAGCAATGGTAACCCTTCCAACGCGCTGTTGTCTCTGACCACGGAGATCGTGGCGGCGCATGTCTCGAACAATACAGTCGCTCTCGGCGATCTTCCGACGCTGATTGAGCAGGTGTACAAGTCACTCGCGAATGTCGGGACCGAGCCGGTTGCGACTGAGGAGCGTCCGCAGCCCGCGGTGCCCATCAAGAAGTCCGTCACTCCCGACTACATTGTATGCCTGGAGGATGGCAAGAAGCTGAAGATGCTGAAGCGCCATCTGAAGACGGCCTACGACATGTCGCCGGAGGAATACCGCGACCGCTGGGGCCTGCCGGCCGACTATCCGATGGTCGCCCCGAACTACGCCCGCCAGCGCAGCTCGCTGGCCAAGCAGATCGGTCTCGGCACCCGCGCCCGCCGCGGCGCGGCCTAA
- the tsaB gene encoding tRNA (adenosine(37)-N6)-threonylcarbamoyltransferase complex dimerization subunit type 1 TsaB translates to MRVLGLDTATSGCSAALWDDGAVTVRRREPMARGQAEALVPLAQAALAEAGCAFDALDRIAVTVGPGAFTGLRIALAAARGFALAAGLPVVGITSFDAVVHGLPDAERGGRAVLVAVDSRRSEPFLQLFHPDLTPFGEPAMLEPAAVPGWLDGLLAGAAPLLIAGDGAAALRPLLEGRADTAFAAGPGTPDAAVVAALGARREIGLPAQPFYLRPPDVSLPRKTA, encoded by the coding sequence GCGACCTCCGGCTGTTCCGCCGCGCTCTGGGACGACGGCGCCGTCACCGTGCGGCGGCGCGAGCCGATGGCGCGTGGGCAGGCGGAAGCGCTGGTGCCCCTGGCGCAGGCCGCGCTGGCGGAAGCCGGTTGCGCCTTCGACGCGCTGGACCGCATCGCCGTGACCGTCGGGCCGGGCGCCTTCACCGGGCTGCGCATCGCGCTGGCGGCGGCGCGCGGCTTCGCCCTGGCCGCCGGGTTGCCGGTGGTCGGGATCACCAGCTTCGACGCGGTCGTTCATGGATTGCCGGACGCGGAGCGGGGTGGCCGCGCCGTGCTGGTCGCCGTGGACTCCCGCCGCAGCGAGCCGTTCCTGCAACTCTTTCACCCGGACCTGACGCCGTTCGGCGAGCCGGCGATGCTGGAGCCCGCCGCGGTGCCGGGCTGGCTGGACGGGCTGCTCGCCGGTGCCGCGCCATTGCTGATCGCCGGGGATGGGGCGGCTGCGCTGCGCCCGCTTCTGGAAGGGCGTGCCGACACCGCTTTTGCCGCCGGGCCGGGCACGCCGGACGCCGCCGTGGTCGCCGCCTTGGGCGCCCGACGGGAGATCGGTCTGCCGGCCCAGCCCTTTTACCTGCGTCCGCCCGACGTCTCCCTGCCGCGGAAGACGGCATGA
- a CDS encoding sulfurtransferase TusA family protein — protein MQYPSFALKEEAVYEKKSPDLFLDITSEVCPLTFVKTKLSVERMAAGQTLEVRLNAGEPLENVPRSLAELGHSILAVTPENPGEPDGVHRLWIQKG, from the coding sequence GTGCAATATCCATCCTTTGCTCTTAAAGAGGAAGCAGTGTACGAAAAAAAATCTCCGGATTTGTTTTTGGACATCACCAGCGAGGTGTGCCCGTTAACCTTCGTCAAGACCAAGTTGTCGGTGGAGCGCATGGCGGCCGGGCAGACGCTTGAAGTCCGGCTGAACGCTGGCGAACCCTTGGAGAATGTACCCCGATCCTTAGCCGAACTGGGTCACTCCATTCTCGCCGTGACGCCCGAAAATCCGGGTGAGCCGGACGGGGTGCACCGTTTGTGGATTCAGAAAGGTTAA
- a CDS encoding GNAT family N-acetyltransferase, with the protein MMAAPLETSNPRTSHPVRLQTAGLADAAVIAALQQVCFPDDPWGGDAVASLIGQPGFFAALALREDAEGDDPVGFLLARVAAEDGEIIAVGVRADARGQGTGRRLVVAALDGARALGATALFLEVAEDNGMAQSLYKSCGFFAVGRRPGYYRRADGRVAALVLRYSYTDN; encoded by the coding sequence ATGATGGCAGCCCCGCTCGAGACGTCCAACCCCCGGACCTCCCATCCGGTGCGGCTTCAGACCGCCGGCCTCGCCGACGCCGCGGTGATCGCAGCCTTGCAGCAGGTCTGCTTTCCCGACGACCCCTGGGGCGGCGACGCGGTCGCCAGCCTGATCGGCCAGCCCGGCTTCTTCGCCGCGCTGGCCTTGCGGGAGGACGCGGAGGGCGACGATCCGGTCGGCTTCCTGTTGGCGCGGGTGGCCGCGGAGGATGGCGAGATCATCGCCGTCGGCGTCCGGGCCGACGCGCGGGGGCAGGGCACCGGGCGGCGGCTGGTCGTGGCGGCGCTGGACGGCGCCCGGGCGCTGGGCGCCACGGCGCTGTTCCTTGAAGTCGCCGAAGACAATGGTATGGCGCAATCCCTGTATAAATCTTGTGGCTTCTTTGCCGTTGGCCGTCGTCCCGGCTATTACCGCAGGGCGGACGGAAGGGTTGCCGCCCTGGTGTTGCGGTATTCGTACACCGACAATTAA